The sequence TCCGTTGCAAGGTCCGAGTCCTACTATAACGGGATCTGCACAAATCTCTGAGGTGGTAACTTGCTGAATAACATGACACAACAAGATCTTGACGAATTCGCAGGAAGGATAATTGAAGGAGCACAGCTCTCAGATAACAGCCTCAGGGAACTGCTGCAGATAAATGACAATAACCAGCTTGAAAAACTGTTCTACGCAGCAAGGAAGGTCAGGGACCACTTCTTCGGCAACAAGGTCTTCCTCTACAGCTTCGTCTATTTTTCCACCTACTGCAAGAACAAGTGTGCTTTCTGCTACTACAGGGAATCACACGGGATAGACAGGTACCGCCTGAGCATAGATGAGGTGCGCAACATCTGCAGGGGACTCAAAGGAGAGAGTATCCACATGGTTGACCTGACCATGGGAGAGGACCCCTATTTCCATGAGAAACCTGAGAGGTTTGTTGACCTGGTAAAGACAGTGAGATCAGAACTTGGCCTTCCAATCATGATATCTCCGGGGGTTATGGGAAATGATGCCCTCAGGGAACTGCATGACAGCGGAGCCAACTTCCTTGCACTCTACCAGGAAACCCACGACATGGATCTCTACAGGAAACTGAGGGTTGGGCAGTCCTTCGAGGACAGGGCCAATGCACGTAAGTTCGCCAAAAGCATAGGCTATTGTGTAGAGGACGGGATACTCACAGGTGTGGGCAATGATGTCGAGTCCACCATAAAGTCGCTCAGGGGCATGGAAGCCAACAGCCCTGACATGGTGAGAGTGATGACCTTCGTACCCCAGGAAGGAACGCCTCTTGAGAAGGCTGACCGGATATCAAGCACCGAGGAGCTGAAGATAATCGCTGTCCTCAGGCTCATGTTCCCTGGCAGGCTCATACCCGCATCCCTTGACCTTGAAGGTATTCCCGGGATGGTGCACAGGCTCAATGCAGGGGCAAACGTGGTCACATCCATAATACCCTCTGATTCCGCACTGGAAGGAGTGGTCAACTACGACAGGGGCTTCCAGGAGAGGCACAGGGACCCGAAAAGCGTTGTTGAGTGCCTGAAGACCATGGGAATGGAGCCTGCAAGCCAGTCTGACTTCAACAGGATAGTGGGGCTGACAGCATGAGAAACATAATCCTTATCGGAGGAAAGCTGCAGGGTTTTGAGGCAAGCTACCTTGCAAAAAAAGCAGGGCTGCGCGTGGTGCTGATCGATAAAAAAGAGAGGCCCCTCATAAAGAACGTAGCCGACGAGTTCCATTGCTTTGATGTTACAAAGGAGCCGGAAAAGCTCATCGAGCTCTCAAGGTCAGCCGTGGCAGTACTCCCCGTGAACGAGAACCTGGGAACGATTAATTTCCTCAGGACCATCAGCAATAAGCTTGCATGTCCAATGCTCTTTGATTTTGATGCCTATCACATCAGCATGGATAAGAAGCGCTCAAAGGAATACTTCCGTTCCATCGACATTCCCATGCCCCTGGACAATCCCACATCACCGCCTTATTTTGTGAAGCCGCCCTGTGAGAGCAGCAGTATAGGGACAGCCATTATCTACGATGACAGCGGCCTTGAAGGCCTTGACCCGTCCATGCTTATCGAGGAATACGTGGAAGGAGATGTGGTCTCCCTTGAAGTTATAGGGGATGGCGAGCGTTTTGAGGTTGTAAAGGAAACAAAGGTGCACATCGACGGGACCTATGACTGCCATATGGTAACACCCCTCGGAAACTATCCCGAATTCAGGGAGATAACGTACAAGCTCGCAAAGCACCTGAACCTCAGGGGCATCATGGACGTCGAGGCCATAGACAGTCCCAGGGGACTTAAAGTCCTTGAGATCGATGCGAGATTCCCCAGCCAGACTCCCACTATAGTCTACCATTCCTCAGGGGTGAACCTCATAGAGCTTCTCTTGCAGGCATTCGTATCAGGGGTCCGTGAGAATGACGGAGTCCCCGAAAAGAACCACTGCACCTACGAGCACCTGCTCTTCAGGGACGGTGACCTGGTTCCTGTAGGAGAGCATGTGCTGTCACAGGGCGTTGATTACCATGAGTTCCATGCATCCGAGGGCCTTGAGATATTCGAATGCAACGGGGAAAGGAAAGTGTTCACCATGGTCAGCTGGGCCCCGGATAAGGAAGGCTCGGATGCCAACAGGCAGAGAGGCTTTGGAATTCTGCGGGAATACCTAGGGATTCGCCAGGGGGCCTGAACATGGCACTCCTG comes from Methanolobus chelungpuianus and encodes:
- the pylB gene encoding methylornithine synthase PylB translates to MTQQDLDEFAGRIIEGAQLSDNSLRELLQINDNNQLEKLFYAARKVRDHFFGNKVFLYSFVYFSTYCKNKCAFCYYRESHGIDRYRLSIDEVRNICRGLKGESIHMVDLTMGEDPYFHEKPERFVDLVKTVRSELGLPIMISPGVMGNDALRELHDSGANFLALYQETHDMDLYRKLRVGQSFEDRANARKFAKSIGYCVEDGILTGVGNDVESTIKSLRGMEANSPDMVRVMTFVPQEGTPLEKADRISSTEELKIIAVLRLMFPGRLIPASLDLEGIPGMVHRLNAGANVVTSIIPSDSALEGVVNYDRGFQERHRDPKSVVECLKTMGMEPASQSDFNRIVGLTA
- the pylC gene encoding 3-methylornithine--L-lysine ligase PylC; its protein translation is MRNIILIGGKLQGFEASYLAKKAGLRVVLIDKKERPLIKNVADEFHCFDVTKEPEKLIELSRSAVAVLPVNENLGTINFLRTISNKLACPMLFDFDAYHISMDKKRSKEYFRSIDIPMPLDNPTSPPYFVKPPCESSSIGTAIIYDDSGLEGLDPSMLIEEYVEGDVVSLEVIGDGERFEVVKETKVHIDGTYDCHMVTPLGNYPEFREITYKLAKHLNLRGIMDVEAIDSPRGLKVLEIDARFPSQTPTIVYHSSGVNLIELLLQAFVSGVRENDGVPEKNHCTYEHLLFRDGDLVPVGEHVLSQGVDYHEFHASEGLEIFECNGERKVFTMVSWAPDKEGSDANRQRGFGILREYLGIRQGA